In Raphanus sativus cultivar WK10039 chromosome 5, ASM80110v3, whole genome shotgun sequence, the following proteins share a genomic window:
- the LOC108862312 gene encoding protein LYK2-like produces MYISKWKSCVQKKNNSSNNSLQQINELKMKSCPTFLFANIYRDGKAEAILNVNMAGSVSKECMTSLLMFYFITWSLCAASHDLLSCDPEESSSSSYVCHSDLQKCRTFAILRANPALRGHQLQFIPIDCRCNGRFYEAHLFKTCVKGDTFRSVAASLQGLTTCLSIRDKNPQVSEDSLDENVKLRLAVKCSCPEEGVSTAARFLVTYPVSEGESVSSLADKFKTTEDAIVSANNNSGVVPRTPALIPLDHKPHNATALLQKKKKRSSKKLMIAVSSAIAGVIGLITLMVLGYLQWKKETRLQSWISNKDPETRQLSLSIRTTSDKKISFEGSQDGSILESHNTLVVGNGTTTPRKPVLEIYTFEELEKATENFSSSNHIKGSVYFASLKGKDLAIKQVSAGVMKRFDFGLLNDQSHYYTHNLMRVLGTCFRESDDGGCYLVFEYAKNGSLWDWIQNKLAIKNQFIESCYCFLAWKQRIKICHDVAIALKFMHRINYVHGNIMSRNIFLNEDLRGKVGNFGMSSKDDNIASSATDVFAYGIIVMEVMSGQTPEMLLGTQEKEPEWKRLRGVITGEMEMLREVMDSTLGESYSVESAYEMARLATDCTAEEAELRPSAAEIVERVSRLVDEDDDDEDAVIIERDNNNNNTLISESSYKPLVRNGGSSSIIDEF; encoded by the exons atgtatatatccAAGTGGAAGTCatgtgtacaaaaaaaaaataattcatcaAATAATTCCTTGCAACAaatcaatgaattaaaaatgaaaagttgTCCCACTTTTCTTTTCGCCAATATATACAGAGACGGTAAAGCCGAAGCTATTCTAAACGTGAACATGGCTGGTTCAGTTAGTAAAGAGTGCATGACAAGTCTTCTAATGTTCTACTTCATCACATGGTCTCTCTGCGCAGCTTCACATGATCTGCTTAGCTGCGACCCAGAAGAATCATCCTCCTCTAGCTACGTTTGCCACTCAGACCTCCAAAAGTGCCGCACATTTGCCATTCTAAGAGCCAATCCTGCCTTAAGGGGGCATCAGTTACAGTTTATCCCGATTGACTGCAGATGTAATGGAAGGTTCTACGAGGCTCATCTCTTCAAAACATGCGTCAAAGGCGACACCTTTCGCTCTGTCGCTGCATCCCTACAAGGCCTGACCACGTGCCT GTCTATAAGAGACAAGAATCCTCAAGTTTCGGAGGACAGCCTGGACGAGAACGTTAAGTTGCGGTTGGCGGTCAAATGTTCTTGTCCAGAAGAAGGCGTTTCAACCGCAGCCAGGTTTCTCGTTACATATCCGGTGAGTGAAGGCGAAAGCGTTTCAAGCTTGGCAGACAAGTTCAAGACAACAGAGGATGCTATTGTCTCTGCAAACAACAATTCTGGAGTCGTTCCACGCACCCCGGCTCTCATACCTCTTGATCATAAACCACATAACGCCACGGCGCTCctccagaagaagaaaaaacggTCGTCAAAGAAGCTGATGATCGCTGTGAGCAGCGCGATTGCGGGAGTTATAGGTCTTATCACTCTCATGGTGTTGGGTTACTTGCAGTGGAAGAAAGAGACGCGTCTGCAAAGCTGGATAAGCAATAAAGATCCAGAGACGCGGCAGCTGAGCCTGAGCATCCGAACCACCAGTGACAAGAAAATCTCCTTCGAAGGTTCACAGGACGGTTCCATTTTGGAATCCCACAACACACTTGTTGTTGGCAATGGCACCACTACTCCCCGAAAGCCCGTTCTAGAGATTTACACGTTCGAGGAGCTGGAGAAAGCCACTGAGAATTTCAGCTCAAGCAATCACATCAAAGGTTCCGTTTATTTCGCTTCTCTCAAAGGCAAAGACTTGGCTATCAAGCAAGTGAGCGCTGGTGTCATGAAAAGATTCGATTTTGGGCTTCTCAACGATCAGTCACACTACTACACTCACAATCTGATGAGGGTTCTTGGGACATGTTTCAGAGAATCCGACGATGGTGGTTGTTATCTGGTATTCGAGTATGCAAAGAATGGGTCCCTGTGGGATTGGATCCAGAACAAATTGGCCATCAAGAATCAATTCATAGAGTCTTGTTACTGTTTCCTGGCATGGAAACAGAGGATCAAGATCTGTCACGATGTCGCCATAGCCTTAAAGTTTATGCATCGGATTAACTATGTTCACGGCAACATCATGAGCAGGAACATCTTCTTGAACGAAGATCTTCGAGGTAAAGTCGGAAACTTTGGCATGTCGTCAAAGGATGACAACATTGCTTCTTCAGCTACTGACGTTTTCGCTTACGGGATCATCGTAATGGAGGTTATGTCTGGACAAACCCCAGAGATGTTGCTTGGAACGCAAGAAAAAGAACCCGAGTGGAAGAGACTGAGAGGGGTAATCACAGGGGAGATGGAAATGCTGAGGGAAGTGATGGATAGCACGTTGGGGGAGAGCTATTCAGTTGAGTCCGCCTATGAAATGGCAAGACTTGCAACAGACTGTACTGCCGAAGAAGCAGAGTTAAGGCCGAGCGCGGCTGAGATTGTAGAGAGGGTTTCGAGATTGGTGGAtgaagacgacgacgacgaagaCGCAGTAATAATAGAGagagataataataataataataccttGATTTCAGAGAGTTCTTACAAGCCTTTGGTAAGGAACGGTGGCAGTAGTAGTATTATAGATGAATTCTAG
- the LOC108861819 gene encoding probable calcium-binding protein CML40: MLSMKSKNVNKREEYHQRVFSCFDKTQQGKVSVSTIERCVDAIKSGEKALPEETTTTDDKSLELEEFVKLVEQGDEEDKEKDLKQAFNMMFEESLQGITPKSLKRMLSLLGESPKSLEECEVMISQFDINRDGIISFDEFRVMMMMQ, encoded by the coding sequence ATGCTATCTATGAAGAGCAAGAACGTTAACAAACGTGAAGAGTATCATCAAAGAGTGTTTAGTTGCTTTGACAAGACCCAACAAGGGAAGGTATCTGTTTCCACCATCGAAAGATGCGTGGATGCTATTAAGTCCGGGGAAAAGGCCCTACCAGAAGAGACGACCACGACCGATGATAAATCCTTGGAACTCGAAGAATTCGTGAAGCTGGTGGAACAAGGAGATGAGGAAGACAAGGAGAAGGACTTGAAGCAAGCTTTCAACATGATGTTTGAAGAGAGTCTACAAGGCATTACACCTAAAAGTTTGAAGAGGATGCTAAGTTTGTTGGGTGAGTCGCCTAAAAGCCTTGAAGAATGCGAGGTTATGATTTCGCAATTTGATATAAATAGGGATGGAATTATTAGTTTTGATGAGTTTagggtgatgatgatgatgcaataA
- the LOC108862311 gene encoding classical arabinogalactan protein 11-like encodes MARQFIVFALLALAVATAFAADAPSAAPTASPTKAPTTQTKAPASAPKSSSSAPAPKASSPVAEEPTPEDDYSATSPSDSAEGPTVSSPPAPTPESTSADGPSSDAPIAESPQSGAVTNVKFSIAGTVAAVGFFFFSL; translated from the coding sequence ATGGCACGTCAATTTATCGTTTTTGCCCTTTTGGCTTTGGCTGTGGCCACCGCATTTGCTGCCGACGCACCTTCAGCTGCACCCACTGCTTCTCCGACCAAGGCACCCACCACCCAAACCAAGGCTCCCGCCTCCGCACCCaaatcctcctcctccgcccCTGCACCCAAAGCATCGTCCCCTGTCGCAGAGGAACCAACCCccgaagatgattactcagcaACCAGCCCCAGTGACTCTGCCGAGGGACCCACTGTCTCCTCCCCACCGGCTCCTACCCCCGAAAGCACCTCCGCCGATGGACCATCATCTGACGCACCCATCGCCGAGTCACCCCAAAGCGGCGCCGTAACAAATGTGAAGTTCTCCATCGCCGGCACTGTCGCCGCCGttggattcttcttcttttctctctaa
- the LOC108862309 gene encoding lysine histidine transporter-like 4: MTPSPSNRDHMEDHQSFDLEDWLPITASRNANWYYSAFHNVTAMVGAGVLGLPYAMSELGWGPGVAVLILSWVITLYTLWQMIEMHEMFEGQRFDRYHELGQAAFGRKLGLYIIVPLQLLVETSACIIYMVTGGESLKKVHQLSVGDNKCTKLRIQHFILIFASSQFVLSLLKNFNSISGVSLVAAVMSVSYSTIAWVASLAREAPESIEYGYKERTNSVPLDFLGGLGEMAFAYAGHNVVLEIQATIPSTPENPSKRPMWKGAIVAYVFVAFCYFPVALLGFKTFGNNVEENILTSLRDPKALIIVANMFVVVHLLGSYQVYAMPVFDMIESVMIRKWHFRPTKVLRFSIRWTFVAATMGIAVALPYFSALLSFFGGFVFAPTTYFIPCIIWLILKKPKRFSLSWCINWSCIILGVVLMIVAPIGGLAKLIYQIEHKSLPNTNCTIT, encoded by the exons ATGACCCCAAGTCCATCAAACCGAGATCATATGGAG GATCATCAATCATTTGATCTGGAAGATTGGCTTCCAATAACAGCATCAAGAAATGCAAATTGGTACTATTCAGCTTTCCACAACGTAACTGCAATGGTTGGTGCTGGAGTTCTTGGCCTTCCCTACGCCATGTCAGAACTTGGATG ggGACCTGGGGTTGCGGTGCTGATCCTGTCATGGGTGATCACGTTGTACACACTCTGGCAAATGATTGAGATGCACGAGATGTTTGAAGGGCAACGGTTTGATAGGTACCACGAGCTAGGTCAGGCAGCCTTTGGGAGGAAGCTTGGTTTGTACATCATCGTGCCCCTACAGCTTCTTGTTGAAACAAGTGCGTGCATTATCTATATGGTGACCGGAGGTGAATCGTTGAAAAAGGTTCATCAACTTTCTGTGGGAGATAACAAGTGCACAAAGCTGAGAATCCAACActtcattttgatatttgcatctTCACAGTTTGTGCTCTCCCTCCTAAAGAACTTCAACTCAATTTCCGGTGTCTCTTTGGTAGCTGCCGTCATGTCTGTAAG CTATTCCACGATTGCTTGGGTAGCTTCACTGGCAAGGGAGGCCCCAGAGAGTATCGAGTACGGttacaaagaaagaacaaaCTCGGTGCCGTTAGACTTTTTAGGTGGATTGGGGGAGATGGCTTTTGCGTACGCAGGTCATAACGTAGTTTTAGAAATTCAAGCAACGATCCCATCTACACCAGAGAATCCATCGAAACGACCCATGTGGAAGGGAGCCATCGTAGCCTATGTCTTCGTAGCTTTCTGCTACTTCCCTGTGGCTCTTCTaggttttaagacctttggGAACAATGTCGAAGAAAACATACTGACATCACTGCGTGATCCCAAGGCACTTATCATTGTGGCCAACATGTTTGTTGTCGTACACCTCCTCGGAAGCTATCAG gtgTACGCAATGCCCGTGTTTGACATGATCGAATCTGTAATGATAAGGAAATGGCACTTCAGGCCAACAAAGGTTCTAAGGTTTAGCATCCGATGGACATTTGTGG CTGCCACGATGGGCATTGCAGTGGCATTACCGTATTTCAGTGCTTTGCTATCATTTTTTGGGGGATTCGTGTTTGCCCCAACCACATACTTT ATACCTTGCATCATATGGTTGATCCTGAAGAAACCAAAGAGATTTAGTCTATCATGGTGTATCAACTGG AGTTGCATAATTCTTGGGGTTGTACTGATGATCGTTGCACCTATTGGAGGACTCGCTAAGCTAATATATCAGATCGAACATAAAAGTCTACCTAACACCAACTGCACCATCACCTAA
- the LOC130495157 gene encoding uncharacterized protein LOC130495157, translating into MNHHHRIRIRIRIQGLIGTGTKNVVRRTFAAGKAKKGGKGGGVDAPPKGSSLTLSKEIKSTTVVGANILKDGSDPKISSESSDYPDWLWRLLHNRPALSELRRKNVETLPYDYDDLKRFVKLDTRVQIKAKNCFASFCL; encoded by the coding sequence ATGAACCACCACCACCGTATCCGTATCCGTATCCGTATCCAAGGATTGATTGGCACCGGAACCAAGAATGTGGTCCGGAGAACGTTTGCAGCAGGTAAAGCCAAGAAAGGTGGGAAAGGAGGAGGCGTCGATGCTCCTCCTAAAGGATCGTCTCTGACTCTGAGCAAAGAGATCAAATCCACAACCGTTGTCGGTGCCAACATTCTCAAAGATGGATCTGATCCCAAGATCTCTTCCGAGTCCTCTGATTACCCTGATTGGCTCTGGCGTCTTCTCCATAACCGACCAGCGCTTAGTGAGCTCAGGAGGAAGAACGTCGAGACTCTTCCCTATGACTATGATGATCTCAAACGTTTTGTCAAGCTCGACACCCGAGTCCAAATCAAGGCCAAGAACTGTTTTGCTTCTTTCTGTCTTTGA